Within the Armatimonadota bacterium genome, the region AGCGGACTGTCTTCGCCGCGGGCCTCGGCGTCCAGGTCAACTGTCACCTGGGTGCCGTCCTTATGCTGAATGACAACCGCGCTCTTGTCCGCGTTATCCTTGAAACCGCCGGCGAGGGTTACGGCCTCCATCGGCGTCAGCTTGAGCTTGAAGTCTTTCTCGCCGGGAGTCGTTACTTCGCCGAGGATCTTGACCTTGCCCTGGGCCTTCGGTGGCACGTAGAGCGTGTCGCCGGTCTCCATAAGTTCGTTCTTGGTCATGTCGCCCCGGAAGAGGGCGTCCAGGTCCACCACGCGCGGCTGGGTCTCTCCCTTGCGGAGAATGACTGCCTTCGCGCGATCGGCGTTGTCTGTGAACCCGCCGGCCTTCTGGATGACGTCCATCAGCCGGTAGTCCGCCTTGAGTTTCACGTCGCCAGGGGTTTTCACTTCGCCGGAAACGAGCACGGTTGTGTTCGTGGGTGAGGTGATCTCGACGGTGACGACGGGGTTCTTGATGAGGTCGGAAAGCTTCTTGGTAAGTTCAGCCTTCAATTCGTCGGCCGTCTTGCCGGTGGCGACCACGTTGCCGATGTTCGGCACGAAGATGTTGCCTTCGTCGTTGACGGTGAACGATCTTGAGTAATCAGGCTCGCCAACGACCTTGATGTTCAGGCTGTCGCCGGAGGTGATCACGTAATCACGAGCGTGAGCCGGAAGGCCGATGAAAAGCACGGCCACCAGAGCAATGATCCCAGAGACGAGCCAGGTGCGTCTTCCCTGCATGATGAGAGGTTCCTCCTGTCGAAGCCTGGCGGATCGGCGCAAATGATTCCGCCCAAAAGTTATACACAGTGCCACGCCTGTAACAGCCTATCGGTACAACCGCAAGACATTCTTAGCCCTGCAAACCGTACAAGCTGAACATGCACACGCAAGTTCCGTGCCAATTAGTGAAACAGACAGGCAGGCCACGAGCATGGGACACGGCCGCCATAGCAATGTTCCGCAAAAGACGCAGAATTGGTGCTACTTTTTGAGCGGCGCTACAGGCGTGCCGGAAACGGGGTGTCGGCTCTGCGACGCGTAAACAAGAGGCAAAAACGACCGCCCGGGGGCGCCATGCTCCACCGCTTGAGTATATCACGCGGACGCGGAATCGTGCGATACGGGGAAGGCTGGAACATGGGCTCTCATGGATGCACTAAGCGTGCAACCACTCGCCCAGATTCAGGCGGCGATGTTCGCCTGCAGAAGGGCGCGAGCCTCGTCCTCCAGGCCCACGAACTCCAGCCCCATGGTGAACCGCTCGTTCGGCGTGGTGGCATCCCACACCACCCGGGCGCGGCCCTGCAGCGGATCGCCGGCCCCCGGAATAGCGACGCTGAACAGCACGGAACTGTTCGCCGGCACCGTGGCTTCGCCGCTCACCATCATGCCGGTCTGGCTCACGTTCACGCTCTCCCAGGAAGTTGACAGCTTGAACGGTTTGCCCTTGTCACCCGGCGGCAACACCTCCAGGCGCACGGGCCAGGCGACCGGCACACGCGTCGCCGCGCGGCGCTGGTGGCGTTCGATGATGTCCGGCTTCGAGAGGACCAGGCCGGACCTCGGCGCGGGCATGGCGTCCTGAACGCGCGAGTTGAACGAATACAGCGCGTCCCGCCCCGTGAGAGTCACCCGCACCGCTGCGCCGGCGGACGGGATGACCGCACGGCCATCTTTGACCGGCGCGGTGACCACCAGCGTGTCCTCGGTCTCGTCCTGCACGGCTCCGGTGCCGTAACAAAGCCCGCCGGCGTCCGGCACGACCATCCGCAGGACCTGCCCTGGGGTGAAGAGCGCGAACGCGGAGGAGCTGGAACCGACCACCCGCCGCGTCTTGAGCGCATTGGCGACTGCCGTAACCATCATGTCCAGGTTGAACGGCTTCTCCAGGTAGGTGACAAAATCCGTGAGGCCTTCAGGCTTTCCGTACGCGCTCATCAGCACTACGGGAAGCTCCGGACGGATGGCGTGAATCGCTTTGAGGGTCTCCTGGCCGCTGAGGCCGGACATCTGAACGTCCAGGACCACGGCGTGAACGGCGTATCGACGGAGGACCGTGAGGGCCTCCGCGCCATCGTAAGCGGCAAGCGTGCTATAGCCTTCCCGGCGCAATCTGGCTTCGAGTACGCGGACGAGGTTCCGCTCATCGTCTACCAGCAGCACTGTTTGTTTCACAGATGGGGTTGCCATGACTCTTTGCTCACGCGGAGATTCGGAGCGCTTGAGATCGGCGACGAGCGGCATGGTCTCTGGTCCCTTCCAGCTAGGCGCTGCCACGCCGGGAGCCGAAGCCTCTAATAAAAAGCGCGACCTGCTTCCGCCAGGTCCTTCGAAATATAGTAGTGGCAATAAACGCGCCAAGGGCCAATTGATAAGCGAGGGGGCACATAACTTTTTGACAATTGGGGGCAAATGCGGTGCGGTTCATGTTTCCAGGGGTACCGCAAAATAGCTTGCTTATTAGACTGGGCGAGTTTAGCACGGTGTGCTATACATAGATTCACAACGCGGACAGAGGCGTCCTCGCTATCTGCAACTCCCTTGCACAACACGAAAGGACTCGATTTATGCACGCACTGTACCCCCCCCGCGGCGTTGGTTCGTGGCCTGACCCTCCTCCTCCTCTGTGGCGCGGCGCTTCCGCACGCGCTGGCGGACGAATCGCGGATTGATGTTACCGGGGTTAGCCCCGCTGCCGGGAACGTGCTCATTGCCGACGGTGGATGCCGGCACTACGTGGAATTCACCGCCTATGACGAGAACGGAAATGAAGCCAGCCAGGTACAGATCAACTTCCAGATGACCTGCTCGCCATCCGGCAATGCATCGCTCTCTGCCACCAGCGCCACCACCAACGGCACCGGCCGAGCGGGCGTATTCATCACCGGGTCCGGACACTGCACAGGACAAGTGCGAGCGTATATGGGCGGTTACGAGGTCTGCTCGGACTGGACCTCATTCACCTTCGTGACCGGGCATTGGAATCCGGTCACGGTTAACGGCGTAACGTCTGACGGCGACCCAACCATTACGCACGCGACCGGCACCGGCAGTGGATCCTTTGCAGTGACTGGACCCTATTCCGCCGACCTTGGCCCGGTCGCTTGGTGTGAGTTCAACTTCGATTCGCGAGTGTCAAACTCGGGATCCCCGAGCAGCGGAGGAACCGGTGGAGACATCGATATAACAGGCAAGGGTGTAAACGACGCCTACGCCGAATGCGAAACGCGAATGACTCAGGTGTATGGAACGACCAAGACCGCAATTGCCGACGCTACGATCCACCTTGGGGACACCTTTAGTATCTCGTGGGTCAAGGACGATTTATCTTATGCGGGCGTGCCGCTGGGAAACACCCTTAACGTAGACATCTGCCGCTACTCATATGCTTCGCACAACAATACTTCAGGAGGCGCCCAGGCAATCGCAGGCATCACCCCCCTTTCCACGCTCACGGCGGCCGCATCAGGCGCCGGCGAGGTAACA harbors:
- a CDS encoding SLBB domain-containing protein is translated as MQGRRTWLVSGIIALVAVLFIGLPAHARDYVITSGDSLNIKVVGEPDYSRSFTVNDEGNIFVPNIGNVVATGKTADELKAELTKKLSDLIKNPVVTVEITSPTNTTVLVSGEVKTPGDVKLKADYRLMDVIQKAGGFTDNADRAKAVILRKGETQPRVVDLDALFRGDMTKNELMETGDTLYVPPKAQGKVKILGEVTTPGEKDFKLKLTPMEAVTLAGGFKDNADKSAVVIQHKDGTQVTVDLDAEARGEDSPLTKNLYLTEDDTVMVPNNKNNQVIVLGAGVKTPGTFGYEPGMTVSDALTKAGGFVERARTKDIKIIHKKGTPASVNYEQFINKGDVTQNIPLERGDTVTVGQDPVKERRNSGLEGAMGTILPTITSILLYKALYRH
- a CDS encoding response regulator, whose translation is MATPSVKQTVLLVDDERNLVRVLEARLRREGYSTLAAYDGAEALTVLRRYAVHAVVLDVQMSGLSGQETLKAIHAIRPELPVVLMSAYGKPEGLTDFVTYLEKPFNLDMMVTAVANALKTRRVVGSSSSAFALFTPGQVLRMVVPDAGGLCYGTGAVQDETEDTLVVTAPVKDGRAVIPSAGAAVRVTLTGRDALYSFNSRVQDAMPAPRSGLVLSKPDIIERHQRRAATRVPVAWPVRLEVLPPGDKGKPFKLSTSWESVNVSQTGMMVSGEATVPANSSVLFSVAIPGAGDPLQGRARVVWDATTPNERFTMGLEFVGLEDEARALLQANIAA